From Coffea arabica cultivar ET-39 chromosome 2e, Coffea Arabica ET-39 HiFi, whole genome shotgun sequence, the proteins below share one genomic window:
- the LOC113732710 gene encoding ankyrin repeat domain-containing protein EMB506, chloroplastic has product MMAPLGSLEFCWRQMGSNLCFVTPILEPVSSSRLNFRKVISWPKGKRRGPDFFRRRNDGGRIFCCFANSEGVYSVASRRGRWEDPDDGSGSEYDEESEEEEEEENDLDFESDWEPENGAARLVEVADHLSESKEEEDFVKEVEQLLSPEERAILQTNETPYLEKISTVKWKPFHTFALAGQIKFMDRLLENGLDVDQVDKDGLTALHHAIIGKKEAVISHLLRRGANPHLRDLDGVTPLHYAVQVGAMQTVKLLIKHNVDVNAADNEGWTALHIAMQTRNRDIAKILLVNGADKTRRNKDGNTPLDLSLCYGKDFKSYELARLLKIVPAYREL; this is encoded by the exons ATGATGGCTCCACTGGGCAGCCTAGAATTTTGTTGGAGACAAATGGGTTCAAATTTGTGTTTTGTTACTCCAATTCTTGAACCAGTTTCTAGTAGCAGGCTTAATTTCAGAAAAGTAATCAGTTGGCCCAAAGGAAAGAGGAGGGGCCCGGATTTTTTTCGTCGGAGGAATGATGGAGGAagaattttttgttgttttgctaATTCAGAGGGGGTTTATTCAGTGGCAAGTCGACGAGGGCGTTGGGAGGATCCAGATGATGGTAGTGGCAGTGAATACGATGAGGAGAGCGAagaggaggaagaggaggagaatGACTTGGATTTTGAGAGTGATTGGGAACCGGAGAATGGCGCTGCGCGTCTCGTTGAAGTTGCCGATCACTTGTCTGAGAGCAAGGAGGAAGAAGATTTTGTAAAGG AGGTTGAACAGCTTTTGAGCCCAGAAGAAAGAGCAATTCTGCAAACGAATGAAACTCCTTATTTGGAGAAAATATCAACT GTAAAATGGAAACCTTTTCATACTTTTGCGCTGGCTGGGCAGATAAAGTTTATGGATAGACTTCTTGAAAATGGGCTTGATGTTGACCAGGTCGATAAG GATGGTCTTACTGCCTTACATCATGCAATTATTGGCAAAAAAGAGGCAGTTATAAGTCACCTTCTCAGGAGAGGTGCAAACCCTCATCTTAGAGATTTG GATGGAGTTACACCCCTTCACTATGCAGTTCAAGTGGGAGCAATGCAAACTGTCAAGTTATTGATCAAGCACAATGTTGATGTGAATGCTGCTGATAAT GAAGGGTGGACTGCGCTACACATTGCCATGCAAACTAGAAACAGAGACATAGCGAAAATCTTGCTAGTAAATGGTGCAGACAAGACAAGGAGAAATAAG GATGGGAATACACCTTTGGATCTCAGCTTATGTTATGGGAAGGATTTCAAGTCTTATGAGCTTGCCAGGTTACTCAAGATTGTACCAGCTTACAGAGAATTATGA
- the LOC140036420 gene encoding secreted RxLR effector protein 161-like has protein sequence MAKVPYANAVGSLLYAMVCMRPEISLAVGVDKSLGQCVVGYFDSDYAGDLDKRRSTTGYLFTFVKPSVSWKSTLQSTVTLSTTEAEYMAITKAVMEAIWLQGLLEDLGVGKKHIDVFCDS, from the exons ATGGCGAAAGTCCCGTATGCTAATGCAGTTGGTAGCTTGTTGTATGCAATGGTGTGTATGAGACCCGAAATTTCACTGGCAGTTGGTGTG GATAAATCACTTGGTCAATGTGTAGTTGGATATTTTGATTCTGACTATGCGGGTGATTTGGATAAGCGACGTTCTACAACTGGCTACTTGTTCACGTTTGTTAAGCCGTCAGTTAGTTGGAAGTCTACTTTGCAGTCAACGGTGACTTTGTCTACAACGGAGGCAGAGTATATGGCGATTACAAAAGCTGTGATGGAGGCAATTTGGCTTCAAGGATTGCTTGAAGACTTGGGAGTTGGTAAAAAACACATTGACGTGTTTTGTGACAGTTAG